The nucleotide sequence AACACTTGTTTGCCAACATTAGTGAGGAGGTTCCACTCCAAAAGAATTTACCACATACCTGATCGCAAGAGAATATAACCAAAGCCAAGGCCTTGTTGAAGAGCACATTCCCTTTGATCATGTTCACCACACACCTCAATCCCTGGATGAGACTATAACCTGCGGCTATGGCATCAGCAATCACCAGAAACCTGCAACTCGAAATATCTTTTACAGATTATATACCCAGGACAAACATACGCTAACTCAAaataaaatagtaataataaataaaactacACTTAGGAGAAGAGAAATCCCCCAGAAAGTGAAGCTATCTAGGAATAACAAGTTGATGAGTAAAACAGGTAAATCGAATGGGTAACAAGAGAGGGATCCCATGGGCTTACACCAAAGCTTTGATGTCTGTAAACTTGGCCTTCTTTTGCACGGAGAAGATGTTCTTGACCTGGGTGTCAGAGGCCACAAGAGCAGCAGCAAGCACTCCCAGCCCAAAGATCACCCACCTTAGCACCACCTCAGCCACCTTCATTCTCCTTTCCACTGCCTTCAGGTGCCCTCCCCCATAGTACACAGGCACGTTCCCTGGGCTAACTCCAACCCCTGGCCTCATCTTCCAGCCCTAAGCCAGGAGCACAACCACCGCAAGAGCGAGCAAATGCAATGGAACCTGGAGCAGGATGTCCCTCTTTATTTATGGCCAAAACCCACCACTCTTTCCTCCCTTGGGAACTGTGTCCTGCAATTGAATTGAAGAAGGCTCCAGGGTCACTCTGCCCAAGAACCAGAGAGCAGTTAAGGGAGGAGTGGGGAGCATTTAAGAGCTTGCGCCTAGCTTTCAATTGGCTTTTGATGGACCCAGGGGAGGGGGAACTGAATCCCCATCTAAGAAAAGGGAAGATGGCCGCCGGTCGAGTCCCGCTTTGGAGCAAAGATAACAAGGAAAGGGGCGCACAGTATGTGAAACCGGACGGGAAATGAAAGGGCAGCGCGGATGGTGGTGAATGGTCAAAAGAGACTAGGGGAGTGCTCCTCCAAAAGTGGCGGCGGATGGATCTCTAGCACGGACGACAAAAATTTTTGGCACTACTGCGGTATCATTTTCTGAGATGACTGAAAAAATTTGGGGGCCGTTATACACTTGCCGCGACTAAACTCATCTACCCTATATCTTATCTTCTGATTATGTtaagatgaattttgatgatagcGCTAGTGACGACGAAAATTGAGACAACGTAGATTTCGTCGATTAAGGATTGGCATATCTTCGATATGACTGCCGTCTGCGTCGAGCTCAGAGCTGCCTGAAAGAGTATTATCTTCGCAAAACACATTCTAAATGCAGTTCGTCTtctcctcgaggatgactcGGCTACGGTGATTGAGTGGATCCGGGATCGGAGAGGCGCTGCGAAGGAAAGGCTATTGCTCTACGACATCCGCAGACTTCTGAAGGAATGTGGCTCCTACATGGTTATGCATGTCTGCAAGAAGGCAAATGGTGCGGCTGACTACATTGCTTCCTTTATTGCCACTACTTCGATGGCTTTGTATGGGAAAACTAGGGCTCCCTGTCGAAGCCCTTTAGTAAGCtactattttctgattttgctgGCTGCATTCACACATGTTGCGTACGAATCGCagttgtacaaaaaaaaatatatatatatatatatcatgggGGGAGCAAGCATGGTCGAATAGTTTGATACAAAACCATAATCATTTGATGTTGTGGCTAAGGGTTTATTGTTGtttctgagtttttgaatggtaaGACTTGTTTAATGTTCTATGACGCCCGTATAGTTAGAGATGGAGGTGGCAATCCACCCGGTCGCGTGTCATATGGATTAGATTCGATGTGAGTCGGATCAAAATTTAACAATTTCAACGTAGTCTTTTTATCAAATGAATCAAACATCCACATCTAAAtctgatttttttataaataagtaATCCGATCCGACGTGCAGAACtcttttaataaataggttagaTACGTCTTAAACAgtgttaaataaattaaatagtttaaacgGATCGGATTACTAACTATTAGATTGGTTAAAATGACTCTACGTCAAATCTAAACTTGAATATAACATGTCTAATAAAAGAGTCTGAGCATATATTTATGCTAAACTCAGGATCTATTTAAAGCAGGTTGGTTATTAGTCAAGTTGGTGAGTGTAAATCACCTTCTCTGGTTAGAGATTTGAAGCACTAAACTACTTCTGGATCAATATGTTTAGTAAGCTTTTATCATAAATAATCATCAGTAATATGTTAGAATTTTTATTATAGTGTAATGATAGATACAAAATGCTTATTCATAGTAATGTTACAATTTACATCAGTTTTCTTTATCCATATCCCTCCTTTGTAACGCTTCTATGACAGCCTTCTTTGAACACAAAATGTGGAGTGGAATGTTTAAACCGATGCAGCGAGTCATTGTTGACAGCACCCTCCTGGGCCACACCACCAGTGAATGATTGACTCCACGCTCATAAAGTCTTTAGATGAATATAGTTTGCTTGGGAAACAGATGATTAGGACGAAAGCAAtgcccctcttctttttttgaggTAAAAGGTGGGCAAAAGAGTATGTGGAGCTGCATTCTTGAGAAGCAGAAGCAGAGAAAAAAGTCCTCCGGATGGTAGtcaaaatgatgttttgatttcaaTTGCTTAGAGCACGAGCAGCATGCCATCATTGAGGTTTGAGCAAGTTAGCTTTATATGGTGATCTTAGATGCTTGAGAAGCAAACTTTAAGATAATCTTCACACCAATGCACAAAGCACTTGACCATTAagcttatgaagcattaatatATAAAGATAAATATTCTATCCACTCAACAGGAACTCAGCTAAGATATTAAGGACTAACCATGCTGCCATTCTTTGATGTCTCTTTCCCCACCAACTTCCTTCCACCACTACAAGCACTACCTCATCATTTTAACTTGTCAGCACTACAAATTGATAAGATTGGTGGTGGTGGAAGCATCACTGGTTATGGCTATTGATTACTTCAAAGCGAAAATGGAGTTGGGGTCCCCAACCTTTCTGCAAGTGTTGGCCAGTTTTGGGATGTGCCTCCCATGGCATGTTAGAAGATAAAGACTTCCCATCCCCCTACCTAACTTATGCCATTGTTAAAAAATATAGGACCTCTGTATTGGTACACTAGGTGGAATTTGAACTTAAAAGTCATTTTCTGAGTAATATAGGTTGGAGGTACATTTACACCTACCACGAGCTACAAAGCTCATGATCATGGGTTCAATTGAACCTACTATAATGTTGGGGGCGCACCAATAGTTGTATGATTCAAATCCAGAAGGTGGTGAGAATGATTCGAGTACTAGTTTGAACCCCCAAAGcttataaatttgatgtaagatcccatacaaaataaatttaagTTTGGATCCTCTGTGGTGCAACTTTTGCACCGTATAATTCTGTACTATCATGGATAGCTGCCATATCATCCGTCTAGAAAACGGGCAGCTCTCTTTCATTCCTGAAATACGGCAAGGAACCGCAACGTGCACCGTGGGGATGAAGAAGAACCGTCCGTCTTCTAGGTGCAGTGACACAGGACTCTACAGTGGATAAGGTGCACTGCAGAAGATcctggttcaaaaaaaaaaaaatgatgctatGGGCGAgctgataaaaaaaatagagctgATGCCAGATTTATTTTTGCTCACATGCCAAGTCGGACTGGAATTTTCTCAGCAGCTAGATGGTTTTAACTCCAGTATCAATTCCCTTCAAAATTTCTTGGATTTGGGTGTGAGGACCCGGTCCATTAACTGGGCCGCACTTGCCTTGGGCCTATGGGCTGGCCCGAATAGCCCAAGCCCAAAGCCATCGTGCCTTGTGGCATGATGCAGGCAGAGAAGAAGACTCTGATATGAGTCTTTTTCCTCCTCCGACAGAGATTGGACACTCCCAAGGCAATCCGAGTTCATCTAGAACTCAGGGACTTCACCTATttaatcctcctcctcctctattGAATTCGATCACTAATCTCTCAGGATATATCCGCGAATCTCAAGCTTCTCCGAATCTCCTCATTGATTCCTCACCAGAAGCACAGCTGGAATTCCATTGAATTGAGGTAATAGGCcaagcttcttcttcctcttggttTTCGAGCTTCATCGCCATTACAACCGCTTGATCTCAGGTTGACGAGCTGCCGGAACTCATGCAATAGGGCAACCTCTAtttcaccttcttcttcctccaagcTTAGCCACCGCCAGCCACTAGTTTGGCTAGGGCTGCGGCTGTCTGTGGTCGTCGACGAGTGGGGGGGCCAGGCCACCATGGCTGTCCTCTTAGACCTACGGGTGAAAGGGGGGAAAGAATAGAAGGGGAGGATAAGCCTCTCGTTcgtaaagagaggagagagaggatttctctctcttctcccttcttctctctctttctctttcctctctttattttctctctgcagtttctctctttttttttctctcttatctacctatttctctctctaaatggAACATGTGGATCTTAGGAGTTCCATCTACCTTGTTCTATAGACCCGAGTTGACCCTTGAAAAGAGGAGGCCCTAAACTGCCCTAGTGCCCTGGCCGCCTATTGGACTGATCATCCCAACTATGTTGAATATCCCTGAAACCCTCATTGATGAACTTTGTTGATTGAGCCTGCTTCAGTCCGATTCATTGAGCAAATCGTCTAGACCTAACCTATCCGAAACTACTGTACGCCCAGTTCAATCACCTcgtattattttatgaaaatcaacaactagaaattaattttgttgttaatattttaaataggtctAGCGGAGTCACCTACCAAAGTTTAACAGTCTAAGATAAGAAGTAAGTAAACCTTATACTCCttactattttttaaatttttacttattttttaatattatgaaaatataaaaatagcattaaatgttgatgatattatgttttcttaaaattaaaGCTCAAGCATACGATATTATGAAACTCATGATTTATTGCAAAATAATGGATTCGTGATTGTTTTATCGTTAAGCACTATTTGTGAACTATGAACTCtatatttatgaaaattatatttttgttgtgaaaaaataattttataattattcTACTATTAAATGCTTATTTATGGGCTATGAATTCTATAAAGTCATTTAGTATTTTATTCATctataattcaaaaaaatatgattcaaaaaatatgacttaagaaaaattttcttaagaACTAGGGCGAAAAGGCTCTCAGATATATGTATGGCCCTTGAAAGTAGGGTAGATCGACATCCATTTTTATACGACTCTGCCAATGGATAATAGTATTTGACATACGACAATACTCGTGGATTATAATAGTTGGTATACGACTCTGCCAGTgggtaatagtagttggcatacaaCTCTGCCAGCGGATAATAATAGTTGGCATATAACCCCACCAACGAGTAATAGTAGTTGGTGTTTGTCGATTACGGCCCTATCACGGATATAATAGTAAACTTAGCATTTAGTCTGAAAGATATAATTTGATCAATGATATAGTTAAATggtaaataatttataattttattttatgctATACACCTAGAATCCTATTTATGATATATTAATAATGTTACATGCA is from Phoenix dactylifera cultivar Barhee BC4 chromosome 6, palm_55x_up_171113_PBpolish2nd_filt_p, whole genome shotgun sequence and encodes:
- the LOC103714922 gene encoding CASP-like protein 2B1, giving the protein MRPGVGVSPGNVPVYYGGGHLKAVERRMKVAEVVLRWVIFGLGVLAAALVASDTQVKNIFSVQKKAKFTDIKALVFLVIADAIAAGYSLIQGLRCVVNMIKGNVLFNKALALVIFSCDQVMAYVTLAAVAAAAQSAVLGEFGQSELQWMKLCNLYNKFCSQVGEGILSSFVVSLGMVSLSGLSAFNLFRLFGNNKGKSSGS